The Pseudomonas cavernicola DNA segment TCGATGACAGCTTCAAGGTCAATCACAACCCCATCACTCTGCGCGAAATCGTGTTGGAAAAGTTGCGCAGCGCGATCATGAATTTCCAGTTGATGCCCGGCGATCGCCTGGTCGAGCGCGATCTCTGTGATCGTCTCGGCGTCAGTCGCACCTCGGTGCGTGAAGCGCTTCGGCACTTGGAGTCCGAAGGACTGGTGGAGTTCGCCGATGCCAAGGGCCCACGGGTGGCGATCATCACCCTGGAAGATGCCCGCGACATCTACGAGTTGCGCTGCGTACTCGAGGGGCTGATCGTTCAACTGTTCACCTTGAACGCCAAACCCAAGAATATCCGCGCGCTGGAACGAGCCCTCGCGGTAAACCGCGAGGCCCTCAAGGAAGGCGAATTGCAGCAGGTGATCGACTCGGTGCAGGGTTTCTACGACGTGCTATTAGAGGGCTCCGGCAACCATATAGCCGCGACCCAGTTGCGCCAGTTGCAGGCGCGCATCAG contains these protein-coding regions:
- a CDS encoding GntR family transcriptional regulator yields the protein MKRLPLDDSFKVNHNPITLREIVLEKLRSAIMNFQLMPGDRLVERDLCDRLGVSRTSVREALRHLESEGLVEFADAKGPRVAIITLEDARDIYELRCVLEGLIVQLFTLNAKPKNIRALERALAVNREALKEGELQQVIDSVQGFYDVLLEGSGNHIAATQLRQLQARISYLRATSVSQANRRGASNQEMELIVEAIKSGDPLAAHQASVNHVRAAAKVALDYLRTKQEEAAKLREIATPIALKEPRIGR